A portion of the Plasmodium gaboni strain SY75 chromosome 5, whole genome shotgun sequence genome contains these proteins:
- a CDS encoding putative 2-oxoisovalerate dehydrogenase subunit beta, mitochondrial gives MKELIRNNLKNVLLNNHCLVRNTNIKCWRTDRIHNCNILHSVENNGIRHFSSFNLEEKKKMNMFTAINSAMHNVFETNPNSVLLGEDVAFGGVFRCSLDLLKKYGNMRVFNTPLCEQGIIGFAIGLAENGFTTIAEIQFGDYIFPAFDQIVNDVAKYRYRSGSSFDVGKLTIRSTWGAVGHGGLYHSQSPEAFFAHAAGIKIIVPSDAYKAKGLLLSAINDPNPCLFFEPKILYRSSVCDVPIGPYQLELGKAHILRQGTDVTILTWGSLVHKMKNAADILSNKYNIECEVIDLQTIIPWDIQTVQKSVEKTGRLLITHEAQLTNGFGAEIAAKIQERCFYNLHTPIKRVCGYDTPFPHVYEPFYMPDVHKVIYEIKKMMKS, from the coding sequence ATGAAGGAACTAATAAGAAATAACCTAAAAAATGTGTTGTTAAATAACCACTGTCTTGTGAGGAATACCAATATAAAATGTTGGAGAACTGATAGGATTCATAATTGTAATATTTTGCATAGTGTTGAAAATAATGGGATTCGTCATTTTTCTTCATTCAAtttagaagaaaaaaaaaaaatgaatatgtTTACAGCAATAAATTCAGCTATGCATAATGTATTTGAAACAAATCCTAATTCTGTATTATTAGGAGAAGATGTTGCTTTTGGAGGTGTGTTTAGATGTTCTTTagatttattaaaaaagtaTGGAAACATGAGAGTGTTCAATACACCCTTATGTGAACAAGGAATTATAGGATTTGCTATAGGTCTAGCTGAAAATGGATTTACAACAATAGCAGAAATACAATTTGgtgattatatatttccaGCATTTGATCAAATAGTAAATGATGTAGCtaaatatagatatagATCAGGTAGTAGTTTCGATGTAGGTAAATTAACCATAAGATCAACATGGGGTGCTGTTGGACATGGTGGTTTATATCATTCACAAAGTCCTGAAGCTTTTTTTGCTCATGCAGCTGgtataaaaattattgtACCAAGTGATGCATATAAAGCTAAAGGATTATTACTTTCAGCTATTAATGATCCTAACCcatgtttattttttgaaccaaaaattttatatagaTCATCAGTTTGTGATGTACCTATTGGACCATATCAATTAGAATTAGGTAAAGCACATATTCTAAGACAAGGTACAGATGTTACTATACTAACATGGGGATCTTTAGTAcataaaatgaaaaatgCTGCAGATATTTTATcaaacaaatataatatagaatGTGAAGTTATTGATCTACAAACTATTATACCATGGGATATTCAAACTGTACAAAAGTCAGTCGAAAAAACTGGAAGACTTTTAATTACACATGAAGCTCAACTAACCAATGGTTTTGGAGCTGAAATTGCAGCAAAAATACAAGAAAGATGTTTCTATAATTTACATACACCTA
- a CDS encoding hypothetical protein (conserved Plasmodium protein, unknown function) → MKLFTSLICSFVLFFYKLSICEKLDSLNNFYFNDVKRIKNDMPSKSNALYPLIHDLEEDNQTYSNDENIYDENSFPNPFTHPEECVLSLGISHTWLCDPSAFLSIEQQLDIEAELLKIRDTNFHKCSNNSVYYYQVSVAIVPEIFVSKNNTYENAAQEFSENLLRKWGIGHSPCHDGILLVYIKNLGKFVIAKREGVEEKYINENEIKKHFMNIYFASGSISRALIESLSFINKKLPSKRTELTNTAKMFLILILFYIVSIIILYVTTLMYSKSL, encoded by the exons atgaaactATTCACTAGTTTAATATGCTCCTTTgtcctttttttttataaattgTCGATATGCGAAAAATTAGATTCTTTAAACAACTTTTATTTCAATGATGTTAAGAGgataaaaaatgatat GCCTAGCAAATCTAATGCGTTGTATCCCCTTATACATGATCTTGAGGAAGATAATCA aaCTTATTcaaatgatgaaaatatttatgacGAGAATTCCTTCCCTAACCCTTTTACGCACCCCGAAGAATGTGTATTGTCATTAGG GATAAGTCATACATGGTTGTGTGACCCTTCTGCTTTTCTAAGTATAGAACAACAATTAGATATCGAAGCAGAACTGCTTAAAATAAGAGATACCAACTTTCATAAATGTTCAAATAATTCggtttattattatcaa GTATCCGTTGCTATAGTCCCAGAAATATTTgtttcaaaaaataatacttATGAGAATGCTGCTCAAGAATTTTCTGAAAATTTATTAAGAAAATGGGGAATAGGACACAGCCCATGTCATGATGGTATCTTATTagtttatataaaaaaccTAGGGAAATTTGTTATAGCAAAAAGGGAAGGTgtagaagaaaaatatataaatgaaaatgaaattaaaaaacattttatgaatatttattttgcCTCTGGATCAATAAGTAGAGCATTAATCGAATCATTAAgttttattaataaaaaactGCCCTCCAAACGAACAG AATTAACTAACACGGCaaaaatgtttttaatactaatacttttttatatagtatcaataattattttatatgtaacTACTTTAATGTATAGTAAAagtttataa
- a CDS encoding putative ATP-dependent helicase produces MKSFFSFNILENVGKKIKINFIQLLMIFLLYLNLDFLNVNINVKAIHTKNNLFIPASNEIFYFKKNVLTKKRNKEKKYHTHSKNKGSNIFLNLNEENENKVEKRKKKINYEEIEEYNDDLKDKQNNNNNNNNNNNNNNNNNDNIIYDNNDDDQGKCKFSQFNEINKNIVEFLENKKGIKYMTKIQSESFRPIYEGKDIIGRSETGSGKTLAFALPLVEKLYKIKTSNGGLKEENDSDEEDSKLNIHDNDNNNNSNYNNSNNVSYGKKYLNREHNKDPYILVLEPTRELSKQVENTFKEISQFYNFNIMSIYGGESYTYQENKLRKGIDIVTGTPGRIIDHIEKKNLSLQNIKYVVLDEADEMLNLGFTHDIERILSNINLKDAQVLLYSATTPSWIKDISSKYLKNPFCIDVVDSSNKTAKNITHIAIKTPYDIKEKALLLEDIILVKSNGGQVIIFTRTKLEADILCSEGSFKSLSFAVLHGNIAQSTREYTMQRFRQGMFQILIATDIASRGLDISNVDLVIQCFPPNYSAVYIHRAGRTGRANKKGTSLVLYSNEDKQDLIKIEKNCGIKFNMETLPNNEQVFHCASEIASKKVQNVNKDILPFFHNTAKELIDKSNSLKIDQIELISRCLAIIAKKEHIKKRSLINGLSETVTLNFINKNRKWRSEDDIIYWINKLSNELNVNTFNKILQVKIDNKDRTSSFFDVNENLAELFLQNFKTMSKIEYRKMFDLSVAQSIPQHVDLNMDYQPHTNRYQYRKKNYSYRRRPSYY; encoded by the coding sequence atgaaatcatttttttcttttaatatactAGAAAATGTTGgtaagaaaataaaaattaacTTTATTCAACTGTTGATGATATTTCTTCTATATCTAAATTTAGATTTTTTGAATGTCAATATAAATGTTAAGGCAATACATACGAagaataatttatttataccTGCAAGTAAcgaaatattttattttaaaaaaaatgtattaacaaaaaaaaggaataaGGAAAAAAAGTATCATACACATTCTAAAAACAAGGGATccaatatatttttaaatttgaatgaagaaaatgagaataaagtggaaaaaagaaaaaaaaaaattaattatgaagaaatagaagaatataatgatgatttaaaagataaacaaaataataacaataataacaataataacaataataacaataataacaataatgataatattatttatgacaataatgatgatgatcAAGGGAAATGTAAATTTTCACAGTTcaatgaaataaataaaaatattgtagAATTTTTAGAAAACAAAAAAGgtattaaatatatgacTAAAATACAATCAGAAAGTTTTAGACCTATATATGAAGGTAAAGATATTATTGGACGCTCAGAAACTGGGTCAGGTAAAACGTTAGCATTTGCCTTACCCTTGGttgaaaaattatataaaataaaaacatcCAATGGAGGACttaaagaagaaaatgattCAGATGAAGAAGATTCAAAGCTAAACATAcatgataatgataataataataatagtaattataataatagtaataatgTATCATATGGTAAAAAATATCTTAATCGAGAACATAATAAAGATCCATACATATTAGTATTAGAACCTACCAGAGAATTGTCAAAACAAGTAGAGAATACTTTTAAAGAAATTAGCcaattttataattttaatattatgtCTATATATGGAGGAGAGAGTTATACATAtcaagaaaataaattaagAAAAGGCATTGATATAGTAACAGGTACTCCTGGACGTATTATTGATCatattgaaaaaaagaatttatctctacaaaatattaaatatgttGTTTTAGATGAAGCAGATGAAATGCTAAATTTAGGTTTTACACATGATATAGAAAGAATATtaagtaatataaatttaaagGATGCACAAGTTTTATTGTATTCTGCTACGACCCCATCATGGATAAAAGATATATCTTCcaaatatttaaagaatCCATTTTGTATAGATGTAGTAGATTCATCTAATAAAACTgcaaaaaatataacacATATTGCTATTAAAACACcatatgatataaaagaaaaagcattattattagaagatataatattagTTAAATCTAATGGTGGACAagttattatttttacacGTACGAAATTAGAAGCTGATATTTTATGTTCTGAAGGTTCTTTTAAATCCTTATCATTTGCTGTTTTACATGGAAATATAGCACAATCTACTAGAGAATATACTATGCAAAGATTTAGACAAGGGATGTTCCAAATATTAATAGCAACAGATATTGCTTCAAGAGGATTAGATATAAGTAATGTTGATTTAGTTATTCAATGTTTCCCTCCTAATTATTCAGCTGTATATATACATAGAGCAGGTAGAACAGGTAGAGCCAATAAAAAAGGTACATCTCTAGTATTATATTCAAATGAAGATAAACAAgatttaattaaaattgaaaaaaattgtggtattaaatttaatatgGAAACATTACCAAATAATGAACAAGTATTTCATTGTGCTTCAGAAATAGCATCTAAAAAAGTTCAGAATGTtaataaagatattttACCTTTCTTTCATAATACAGCTAAAGAATTAATTGATAAATCAAATTCATTAAAAATAGATCAAATAGAATTAATATCTAGATGTCTAGCTATAATAGcaaaaaaagaacatataaaaaaaaggtCACTTATTAATGGATTGTCAGAAACTGTTACTctaaattttattaataaaaatagaaaatgGAGAAGTGAAgatgatattatatattggattaataaattatccAATGAATTAAATGTAAACACGTTTAATAAAATTCTACAAGTTAAAAttgataataaagataGAACTTCCTCATTTTTTGATGTTAATGAAAACTTAGctgaattatttttacaaaattttAAAACAATGTCTAAAATAGAATATAGAAAAATGTTTGATTTATCTGTAGCTCAAAGTATACCTCAACATGTAGACTTAAACATGGATTATCAACCACATACAAATAGATATcaatatagaaaaaaaaattattcatatagAAGACGACCatcttattattaa